A single window of Vigna radiata var. radiata cultivar VC1973A chromosome 4, Vradiata_ver6, whole genome shotgun sequence DNA harbors:
- the LOC106759322 gene encoding uncharacterized protein LOC106759322, whose product MAKAKVLRELLQTPGVHQGPACFDAIGAKLIESAGFPYCITSGFSIAASRLALPDTGFISYGEMLDQCQLIAQAVSIPIIADADNGYGNAMNLKRTVKGFISAGFAGILLEDQVAPKACGHTRGRKVLPREEAVMKIRAAVDARAESGSDIVIVARTDARQAVSLEEAFIRCKAFAEAGADVLFIDALASVEEMRAFCQVSPHVPKLANMLEGGGKTPILSPKELEEVGYKLAVYPLSLIGVCIKAMQDALIAIKGGGVPPPGSMPSFEEIKDIVGFNTYYKEEERYASNTNQKA is encoded by the exons ATGGCAAAGGCGAAGGTGCTCAGAGAACTGCTGCAAACCCCCGGCGTTCACCAGGGACCGGCGTGCTTCGACGCTATCGGCGCAAAGCTCATTGAATCCGCCGGTTTCCCCTACTGCATTACCAGCGGCTTCTCCATCGCCGCTTCAAGGCTGGCTTTACCCGACACCGGCTTCATCTCTTACGGCGAAATGCTCGATCAGTGCCAACTCATCGCCCAAGCCGTCTCCATTCCCATCATCGCCGACGCCGACAACGGTTACGGCAACGCCATGAACCTCAAGAGAACCGTCAAGGGTTTCATTTCCGCCGGCTTCGCAGGAATCCTTCTCGAAGATCAG GTTGCGCCGAAAGCGTGTGGGCACACTCGCGGCAGGAAGGTGTTGCCCAGGGAAGAGGCGGTGATGAAGATTAGAGCCGCCGTGGATGCTCGAGCGGAGAGCGGCTCCGATATTGTGATTGTGGCGCGCACCGATGCTCGGCAAGCCGTATCCTTGGAGGAAGCGTTCATCAGGTGCAAGGCATTTGCGGAGGCTGGGGCCGATGTTCTTTTCATAGACGCACTCGCTTCCGTTGAAGAAATGAGAGCATTTTGTCAAGTTTCTCCCCATGTTCCTAAACTG GCAAATATGCTTGAAGGAGGAGGCAAAACGCCTATACTGAGTCCTAAGGAACTTGAAGAAGTTGGTTATAAACTTGCTGTTTATCCACTTTCCTTGATTGGGGTTTGCATAAAAGCAATGCAG GATGCACTCATTGCAATTAAAGGAGGAGGTGTTCCTCCTCCAGGAAGCATGCCGTCTTTTGAAGAAATTAAGGACATTGTAGGTTTCAACACTTACTACAAAGAAGAAGAGCGCTATGCTTCAAACACCAATCAAAAGGCTTAA